The Ostrea edulis chromosome 1, xbOstEdul1.1, whole genome shotgun sequence genomic sequence attcagtgaaaattcaaatactaatgtttcaaaattataaattgcaatatgagatgacatgtatatatgttttcataatcTGCCATAGACtcatcatatctgttttatttacaaaatgtgggtcaagaaaagggcatacgtgtagtatacatatcttacttatacatacaatgcatacatttgcctatgagagggcatgtgcagacttgtgattaattaacattattttcaaaaaggttttgccaacctacattttgtgtgaaacacgaaacctcaggtttgatatatttcttaagtcactgaaatttcaaagtaatagtatatatgtatactatagtctagggaattataattcaacacatgccccccTCCCTCTTTCTATCCGGTTCCCCATACCCCTAGATAGAAGATCTATACAGATAGTTGTTTTTcatcacttttatacatgtagttcaaggtatgttattttcataacgatattttcttaataaaagagttgtgagagcccatgtttacaaatgttatatacatttacatgacatccgtttacaatcacatgcacaggtggaagttatattttaatacatatatacatacaaaataatacatctactgtatgccgtgtgtttaaacttacagatgttattataaattgCGTtttgaaatagcagaggaaatgtgagttgaagTTTTGAATGCAAgtttatggcattttttttcactcataaaaCGAAACTGATTTCGTTGTCgaagttgaatgcatccaccaaaTTCCTCTTCTTGCAAAAAAACTGGCTGAATAGGTACTCCTGCcttcgggggaggggggaggaCCAGCGTTGCCGTGTTTCACTGCCTGGCTGGTATGCCGTCCTTGTCTCGAGCTCCAGTCCCATGGAGATCCTGGTTAAAAAGGTCCGTGtgtggtggcacgataaaaatcgctcTCCGCAAAGCGGCCGagcacaggccaaaatttggaaaTCCATCGtcgacagtggtgacgattcttttcaggttgaccttgagaaaggcGAGTAGCGTTCGCCCGGGATTAAACCTCCATCACCGGCTGAATGGGTACCTCCTGCAtttaaagggggaggggggtgacCACAACGTTGCCGTGCTTCACTGCCTTGCCGTCCTAGTCTCAGACTCAAGTCCTGTGGGGCCCAGGATAGAAAGGTCCACAGCACCCATCACAGTTGTAACAGGCCTTCAAATTAAACCGCGGGTCCGAGTCACACCTGACGGGgcggtggcacgataaatatcgcTGAGGCTGAGGCTCCCCGCTAAGCGGCCGAGAAAACACCGAACTCAGGCCAAAGTTTGGCAACCCATCGCCGACAGCGGTGACGATTCCATTGTTGGAAgagatgttttattgtattgcttatcggTATTAGATaggtcacagttcgttatcttctccatggacaaaacaaaaacaaaaccaatcGATCGGAATTGCTTCTATCTCAGTATCTGTCCCTTTTTTGTGGCTTCATCCTGTTGCTGCACTGGTAAAGGATTGTTTGGCTGCGTATACCAGTGtacgatgttaataaattagctcgatggcaatggattgtcattaagaaaatcatttttcacaatggtttgagcagaatgaaaaattaactcgttccccgttaggcagaattgtaagaggcaagatacttcgaaccaggtttatttcgtaaacggtacgaactgtattaaccaatcttaattaattgtggactatttgatatgtatcaaataatcttgattaaatgaaacttgattattaggaagtcacctggagctccaaattaaatgttccttatgaaaggtgaagataaccaacagtgatcaatctaataaatctcataagcaatataaaatatatagttggacaaacacggaaccctggacataccagaagtgggaccaggtgcctaggagaagtaaatatcccctgtcgaccggtcacacccttcgtgagccctatatcttgaccagttAAACTGAGTTATTCGTAAtctaaatcagtgtgccacgaacggtctaacataAATGATCTCACACCgcattgaaaattagataatgattttacgaatgcactTGTAATCAgtcatgccgaatagttgacgAAGGACAAAATGAACAGTTGTTCATAATTTCAGTCGAAATTCAGTTTAAATTCAGTCGTAACAGACTTCTGTAAACACGAAACAGGTTAAGAACAACGAAAGGGGGGAGCGTCAttcgttgaatgagatgtacatgaataatataacttcatgtataaatcttcatcaaataataaatattgGTCTAGCCAAAACTAtcataactaacactgaacacccacacaattttatgctgatcatgttgtcAACCAATCGAAACTTCTCGGCTTGCCGGAAAGGCCCGAGGATGTGCAATTGGTTGTATGATGTTGCCTCGCTTCGTTCTGGAAGTTTCCATAAGCTGATTCAAaactaaaatcacggattgagGAAACGAACAGGCATATCTTATTTATTCGACAATGATCAAAACTTATATCTTCtatatcaaaatcaagcatcgattaACTACAGAATAACTTTATATCATATCATTTTAAATTGTCATACATATAAAACTGACTTAGATCCACCACTTTTCTCTCATTTTTGCAATTTcggggtagtttatcgaaaacgaaattaggtttttaattaattttacgatattcaCTAATGAAGTAAGATTCTATCATAGGTTACGGACTTCACCTCCCATacgaaacaatattaaaggtgaaagcagtaactctggagaaAGCATTtaggagtttattggcaaaatgtgttaatttataagtatagattgATGTCATGGTGCGGTATTCTTTCCTTTGATCTTAGCCATATTTTAAATTATATGGAAAACCTCTGCCACAATTCCAACATGTACACTAGAATCTGTTTGTGACTCATTCAGTGAAATGATGAATGCCACATTATATCAAGTAGTGATAAATTTAATGGTAAAAGCCAAGAATGTTACAAACAATTCATGAGCAGTTTATGAATTTAATATGTCGTTAATGACCAATAATAACCAGAGAACAAAGGGATGAATATATGCAggtaataaacaaaaacaaggaAATAAACCTTTATGTGTGTGTTCCACTGTTCATCCTTGTCAGTTTACACAATGTGGGATATTTTCCAAAACCAAATCTTTTTTTGCATCCACCAACCAATGACAAATGTGTCATCTGATACGCACCAGAACTACTATTGTCACAGCGGACTTTCAGCAGATAGTTGATAAAAGTATTATAGGAAAAAACCGCAGAGAATTTAGAAGTTGTTGGAAAAACTAAGTATTTTTCCTTGCAATTTTCCAACGATGTCTTTCCTACTAGTGATATCTAGACCTCATCATCCTTCTACAGATTGACAGAAACAGAAGAATAAGAATTGTCAAGCCTAGACCAATCTTAATATTTGTAGTTTCTTGTTCCATTCCCCTGTCATGGATTTCGTTGTTTAATTCCTTCTCAAGACACAATTGACAGAAGTGGAAATTGCGATAGGTTTGCACACAGATAGAAATATTATCGAGAACAATTTACCAAAGAAACCAATTTGCCACCATCTCATTACTGTCTTTTATCAATGATGATAATACTGATGATTTGGAACTGTATTTTcagttgaaaatattttttctacacTATTCACATAAATTATTTCTGGAACAGTAAGGGaaagccaaatgtaatacatgtatatacgcaCATATCATAATGATTGTATACATAGACGTCCACAGATGTATGTATCATAAgtcttgaaatatgaaatataacatATCTATCATATGTTGTATGGTTTTGAATTGGTTTGTCTTGTTGTTGCGACTGTTGTTGTCGTTGGTTGTCCTGTTGTAGTAGGTTGTGGTTGCAAAAACGTCTTTGTTTTTACGTTTTTTCTCGTCCGTGGTATATGTAGTGTGGTTGAATCTGTCCTGTTTATTGGTTCTGATAGGGTGTCTGACGCTAATTTCATCAGTGCTATTGATGATAGCTTGGTTGTTTCTGATTTTGCTGAATGTGGCCGTGTTACTATTTCTGTTGTGACGGTGAATGGAGATGATGGCTGTTCTGTTACTTTCGCTCCAAGAGATGTCGATGATTGTGTATATATTGCTGATTCTAAAGGTGATGTGCTTGTATTTGCTTTTGCGACAGTTGGTTGTATCATGGTGTTTGTTTCAAGTGCTACTGATTGGTGAGATTGTTTTGGAAGTGCTGTTGTTAATTGAAGTTTTCTCTTTTCTACTGGTGGAGATTGTGCTGGTGGTTCTGTTGTTAATTGTGATGTCGTTTGTAGTGGGAGGGTTGATGTTGTCATTGTAGATGTTGTCGCTGTTGTAGTTAATGTGTTAGTGGTGGTGATGTTGGAAGCGAATCTTTGCAGGAACCAATTTCCACAATATCTATGTATCCCCTGTCCACTTTATCGAATTCAGATTCCTTTCTTTCCGTCATGAGGAGAGACAGTATTGAAGATTTTTCTTTCGACCCATCTTCTCTTCTTTCTCGTGGCCTTTCCTGCCTGTTCGTGCTATAGTTATTTTTATCGCTATCATCAACAGGATCAATGTAATCCAACGAAACACGTTCAGGTTCATCGTAGATATTTTCTTCCACTCTCATATAACTTTCAGAGGTGGTATCAGCAACAGGTCTGCTTTCTCCCATATAAATTCCTTGGGTAGTCGCATTCATCACTCTCTGTctgaaataaatacatatttcattattttttgatCAACAGTTGATAACTTTAATTAAAAATCTGATTatcattaattttcatttgctTGACTGCTCTCCTTTCGTTTAATATTCATAGAGACAACATTAGTTGCAGTCTCCTTCCTTTGATCTATATTGATTTTGTTCTAAGTATGTGTAGAAATAATCAATCATAAAATCTAAAATGTCATTGCAGATGCTTAATCCTGAGATTTTGTAACATGTTGCAtagcctctgctggtggactcttagtccccgagggtctctacagtccagtagctaagtacttcgttactagctgcttgaaaatacggatgtatatttaattactgtgataaaatttagaaattcatttcaaaattaagaattatctccctcatgtatagctcttatccttagtcGAATTTGagtccactttttggcactctgtttttccctaaaagaGCTCTATCACGTTTAtggttatttcggatttcaaacatttcggttgagcatcactgaagagacattatttgtcgaaatgcgcatctggtgcgtCTAAATtagtaccgtgtaagttttacataattaccatgatatatgaattttcttcatCTTGAAGTAcggttcaaatattcaacaagatgtgtttgtgaaacacaaatgcccccgataatggccaattccaaagatggtcaaggtcacaaggacacaTATCTTGGTAACAGTAGAAAGAtcctgtcacaagaaatgctcatgtacaaaatgaaactctaatgtttaccatttagaagttatgaccaatgtcaattttttttaagtaggtcaaataccAAGGTCAAAAgctttagtacccacggaaaggctGATTGATTgactattgtttaacgtcccgctcgagaatatttcactcatatggagacgtcaccactgcctgtgaatggctgcaaagcttaggtctatgctcggtgcttatggccattgagcagagagacatctttatcgtgccacacctgctgtgacacgggacctcggtttttgaaggtctcatccgaaggaccgccccatttagtcgcctcttacgacaagcaaggggtactgaggacctattctaacccgtatccccACGGGATCCTGTCATAAGGAATATTCATGTCAAATATGAGaactctagcacttactgttcaaaggttgttaggaaggttaaagttttcaaaaactaGGTCGAACTCCAAGATCattgggtcaaaaatgttggtacccacgctaaggtcttgtcataaggagtacttatgtgaaatatcaaagctctagcacacACTATTGACtaatcaaaagttattagcaagcttaattttgttttaaaagtaggtctaattccaaggtcaaagggtaaaaaatgttggtacccacggaaaggtctggtcacaaggaatacgcatgtgaaatatcaaagctttagcacttattgttcaaaagttattagcaaggttaaagtttcagacaaaaatacagaatgacagacaggagaAAAACAATATGCACCCGCTCTTCGATCTccggggcataaaaatatatgattgcagcttctctatcgtcactTTCCTATAGCTAcatgattcaatacacaagaggTAAGTATCGTATCGGTTGAGAgctataaacaccatattcatgtgataatggaatattgctacagaaGTATGGAAaattgacgatagagaagctgaagtcatcccgtttgtcataagtataaagcagaacatcttcgctagccaaggattTACGATTTGTCCCGCTTCTCTACAACTCTTGGTTGCATTAGCTTTGAGTGGCGTCCTCtagcggatggagaaaacaaacTGTTTGGTTTACATCATGTacaaccaatgaaaatgcgtTTTTCAGCTACACTTTGTgtgttgtaaaataaaaatagctGCAACCAGTGAGTTACACATTTTTTCGTAAGCAAAGGTTCGTTCCACAGTCTACACACCACCATGTTGTATGGAGACTATAAAAAGCTGATTAAATGGAAGCGTTTTGAAGACAACTAAAGCTAagtaattgtttacacattcCTCCGTCTTGAACGTGTTCTGACTTAACACGCTCTCTGCAGGGGACTTGGCCTGCATCCAATCATATGTAGCAAATTGTTGTCACGAAAATCGCGGTAACGCAGCCTagggttgtagagaagcggagcggatcgtaaacccttggcaaACGAAGATgaaagcagaagtgaacgactcggAATACATCAATTCAACATATGAGTGATAtcttatttgaaatatgtgtggGCTTTCATCCTGTAATCAATTCAGTTGTAAATCTTTTGTCAGATACTATCTTTCTATTTCCGAAGTATCTAATTTTATATTACACTGTCACAGTATCAATTTGAATTGAAACGAAGAACGTAGGACAAAAACGCTGACATTTCACTGTTGTGTACATCTATGTGATACATGAACATTATTGTTGAAGATTTCGATTATCAAAACGCAATTATTTATCGATTTGCAAACATTTACTTTGAATACAATACATTAACAACCATTCGAAGTATAACTGAGTGGAATAGACGATCATCCAAGGAGACCATTAGATTAATCAATGACCAACTTACCTCTTCACAAGAATAACCGCAATAGTCACCAAAAGGACTGCTCCAGCAAAACCGACGACCATGAAGGGTACATTCACCGTCCATATTCCTAAGACAAACAATATGGATACATATACCAACAGCATATCGTATAAGTGGTATTGTTAatgagacacaaatttagcgattGTTCCGTaaaaatgggtatatatatatatagtgagaGCTAATCttagcgactttataattccTGGAAAGATGCCTATTACCTTCGATATGGACTAAATTGTTAGCATCATTCAATTTTAGCGCTCTCACTACtctcgctaataatgccaaaactagttctaattgtaacggggaccgttacatatgttccccaaacctcccccaattaaacagtgatgtcattgtaaacctacagcaaaaaatcattttattttagcctttaattacatgtactacgttcaatatggtcattttagtaccaaaaaatgaaagaaagcgttgcacgtgcatacacgcgcacgtgtgTATGATTCCGCACTTTTattgatgtcattcaacaggcatttgtaccATACACCTACAACCTCAATCTTTAAtcgtttatgagaaaacacccggacaaaatgtcatttgaaaaacggaattcggccgtaacttgcgaccggaagtgattttttcataactaaaaaaaacttctagagaatcctattttacatttttttctgaaagtttcatgaaaatctatccAGTCGTTTTTGTGAAATCACGTGCACAAAATCgttaagaaaaagaacaataataataataataataactagaaatgatctcgttacgagcaacgaataggtcttccgtccaatttctgacgagataggatCGTAACAGGAAGAATTCAACTAGTGAAGAAGGACTATAcatcaaagaaataaacacgtacatgtaagacacgatttatcaattataaacaatttcggttttattttatttgctTTCGAGTATCTCAGGAGTCCATAAAACAACTAAAAATTCCAAATGGACCATGTCGGAACCCACACTAAAAATTCCgtgaaaaatattgaattttcagacaacttccggtttcgaacaatcaacttccggtggaaatggtaTGACTTATCACACTATTAAATAATGTAATGAGCATTAgaatattaaaaaatgaaaaattacatatttttaaggtaCTTCCGTTGGATGACGGAAGTAAAGGCAACAAAATTGAAGCACGTATGCCacatctacaagtcaccatAAAACATTCCTGAAGGTTTCAAGACTCAATTGTtgattatttatgagaaaacgtctagagaaaaaaaccccggaaatcgtagatatttaacgaacggaagtgaattttaaaaaaaattcactatattctgaagatggataatatgaattatatatgtgaaaattatatcaaacactcgatttataagcgagagatatgatagcaaagaaagaACAATTTTTCGAAGGTTTTCTCTAAAAACCAGAAGTTGTTGTTTAAACTTCCGGCAAgtgtaacattttctgaaactccaaAAGACACTAAATTATTCCatgcacattttgtttcaaaagcgtAAATTTGATGTTTGACGTTACTTTCGTTCACTTTCGGTggcggccggaagtgacggatgacaatGATAAATCTTATTACAAAGCTACATGTCACCAATAATCATctctgaaagtttcaagactcaatcattaaatgtttatgagaaaacgcccagacaaaatgtcattaaaaAACCGGAAATTCGGCCCTATctcgcgaccggaagtgaattttgaaatattattaaAGGTTTCCTAGAGAttgataatgtcaataatatctgtaaacatCGTAATATAAAGTTGATACGCGGGTAGGTTAAGGATTCACTTCTCTGAACTACCAATATGACCTCAtaatggaaaatgacgtcaTGTCACTGCAAACTAGAGCTGTTATGACGGGGAGAGTGTCAAAAACTCGAGACCTTATTTCAAACTGCCTATCAGATGTCAGAAAGCTATTGCAAAATTCACgtgtctgaattgtattttaatatcttatatgtccgaataatttaaaataatttgtttaattACCCTTGATTTAAATTCAGCGTGTTTACAATACtttcgaaaaatatacttttgaaatgtactcTGTTTTATACGAGTGATAAGAGGTAGAATTTATGATTTGTTTATAAAAGAGTCTAGcgcaggtacatgtaatttatgagGATTCATTTGAGATCTATTACGGAAATCGTAAGAGGAGTTTGTTCTCTATCTGAATCTTGCTTGGTTAAATGTATGATGGCTTTGTTTGAATACAGATTACTCTCAAATGTGTAGGTAAGTGTGTCAGTAAGTTGAACTTTTCatgaaatacgtgtattttgtaCGCAAGTAATACTACTATTTTTCCCAAGCACATTTCGGGTACACAAGGATACGGTGagttcatttatcaaacaaagagttaaaaataattgttaaatgaGCTGCGTTGAAgcgatttatgtgaaacactttaaacaattataaatgaccGTCATGTGATCAACAaagtcatgtgatatcataacAGATATGTTAATATATAGCCGAAAGAACCTTCTATATAAATTGTCTGTACTTAAGTATATAAATTGCAATTGAAAACCAAAAACCGACCTCGCAATGCAATGTATGCTTTGAACGCATTTCAAACCCCGGGAAGCCTTAACATAGCTGCGTAGATAAGCGAGATATACGAGAACAAAGAAAGACCCATTTTCCTCTGAAAGCTGGAAGTTTTAGGTTAAACTTCcgataagttttacattttctgaaactccgaAAGAGACCCAAtaaatctatgcaagttttgtttcagaAGCATAACTCTGAAATATGACATGTCTTTTTTCACTTCCGGTGAccgccggaagtgacggaccgCAATGATAAACCCTATTACCGAGCTACAAGTCCCCATCTATcatcctgaaagtttcaagactcaatcttaacagtttatgagaaaacgcctggacaaaatgtcatttgagaAACGGAAATTTAGCTCTAACGaacaaccggaagtgaattttgaaaaagtacTAAAGGGTACCCTAGATATGGAAATTGGCAATAActtctgtaaacattttattaaaaactTGATAAATAAGCGAGATATACTAGGACAAAGAAAAACCTACTTTTTCGAAGGTTTCCTCTAAAacccggaagttgctggttaaacttccggtaagtctaacattttctgaaacgccgaaagagacctaatttatctatgcaagttttgtttcaaaagcataattttaaaatttgacgtttctcttgttcacttccggtgacggccggaagtgacagatcgcaatgataaaccttattacaaAGGTACTAGTGatcatctatcatccctgaaagtttcaagactcaatctttgacGGTTTATGAAAAATCGTCTGGacaatatgtcatttttaaaaaacgatAAATCGGACGTAACTTGCGACCGAAAGTGAATTTTCAGAAATTGAAACGGAAATATAAACTTCAGATGGCAATGCATCAACTCTGAAAAATTGAAGCAAAGCAAATCGATCCaaccatctccgagaaatcctctgcacaaaatcggtaaggaaaaataaaagaatgcaaataataagaaaagtgaaaaatcaacaatacaaTAACAGAAGGTTCTTCcactgaagacggaagaccctaataatagaggaaaagaaacataagaatcac encodes the following:
- the LOC130054095 gene encoding uncharacterized protein LOC130054095, translated to MVVGFAGAVLLVTIAVILVKRQRVMNATTQGIYMGESRPVADTTSESYMRVEENIYDEPERVSLDYIDPVDDSDKNNYSTNRQERPRERREDGSKEKSSILSLLMTERKESEFDKVDRGYIDIVEIGSCKDSLPTSPPLTH